A region from the Brachyspira hampsonii genome encodes:
- a CDS encoding ribose-phosphate diphosphokinase, which translates to MGITDEILILSGTANPQLSEDVVKNLGLKLGNMEIRKFADGETFVQVEETVRNKDTYVIQPTGRPSSSESWMELYCIIDALKRASAKRITAVIPYYGYSRQDRKNEPRVPITAKLVANLLSEAGAHRVLALDLHAAQIQGFFDIPVDHMLSKHVFLDKIRKDLDMSNSIIVSPDIGGVGRARAIAKQLNLDIAIIDKRRDRANECEVMNIIGDVNGKDAIIIDDIIDTGGTLIKSMQALKKAGMRKIYVFITHAVCSGDVYERINASDIEKLYITDSLKVMKDRLGSKIEVLSVAPVIADAIRHIHMELSISVLFDK; encoded by the coding sequence TGGGAAATATGGAAATACGCAAATTTGCTGATGGCGAGACTTTTGTTCAGGTAGAAGAAACTGTTAGGAACAAAGATACTTATGTAATACAGCCTACAGGACGACCTTCCAGCAGTGAAAGTTGGATGGAGCTTTACTGTATTATAGATGCTTTAAAAAGAGCTAGTGCTAAAAGAATTACCGCAGTTATTCCATATTATGGTTATTCTAGGCAGGATAGAAAGAATGAACCTAGGGTGCCTATAACAGCTAAATTAGTTGCTAATCTTTTGTCAGAAGCCGGAGCACATAGAGTTTTGGCTTTAGATTTGCATGCAGCTCAGATACAAGGCTTTTTTGATATTCCTGTGGATCATATGCTTTCAAAACATGTATTCTTGGATAAAATAAGAAAAGATCTTGATATGTCTAATTCTATTATTGTTTCTCCTGATATAGGAGGCGTAGGAAGGGCTAGAGCTATAGCTAAACAATTAAATCTTGATATAGCTATCATAGACAAAAGAAGAGACAGAGCCAATGAATGTGAAGTAATGAATATTATAGGCGATGTTAATGGCAAAGATGCTATTATTATAGATGATATAATAGATACAGGTGGTACTCTTATAAAAAGTATGCAGGCTTTGAAAAAAGCTGGTATGAGAAAGATATATGTATTTATAACTCATGCAGTATGTTCCGGTGATGTTTATGAGAGAATTAATGCCAGTGATATAGAAAAGCTTTATATAACAGACAGCTTAAAAGTTATGAAAGATAGATTAGGCAGTAAAATAGAAGTTCTTTCAGTTGCTCCTGTTATTGCTGATGCTATAAGACATATACATATGGAGCTTTCTATAAGTGTTCTATTTGATAAGTAA